Below is a window of Vulpes vulpes isolate BD-2025 chromosome 5, VulVul3, whole genome shotgun sequence DNA.
CTCGGATGGGAGCTCCTGAGAAAGAGGTGAACTCCCAGAGACTGGGATTCACTGGGTCCCCAGGAGGTGGCTCCCTGTAAGCCCCCTTGGCCCCTTTCAGGACTGGAAAGCATTTCCACCCCATGGAGGGAGGCTTGCTGGTAGAAGCTTTTCCTGTGAACGGGTCCTGCCCCTTGAATGTGTCCTCGGGACCCCACCTGGCTTCTTTGAGTCCCCAGAAGTGTCAGATATGAGGCCTCCAAGTCTGCTTTTCCAGGATTCCTGGACTGGCTTGTGGGGAGGCACGGGGGAGTGTGGGAGGCTGGGGAGCATGCACACCAGGCTGGGGGGCGGGAGAGGCAGGCACACTGACTTCCACTTGCCTCCAGACACACAGGATCCTCTCTCTTCAGAACAGATCCTCGACTGGGGAGCAGCTGGGATTGTTGGGAAGGAGAGCAGTGGTCTGGAGAGGTCGGCAGGGATGAGGGCAGCCACCTGGGGTGCTGGTCACCAAGAAATGCTCTGGGATGACTAGGGCAATGCAGAACATGTCCAAGGTCTTCAGCGGAATGCCAGCCCCCAGACAGGCTTGCAGGAACCTGGTGGCACTGCTGCTCCCCAGGTGGGCAGGCAGTTGGTTCCGTTAgccacctgccctctccctgccctcgcCCAGCCCTCAGCAGACAGGGGCCTGCTCCCAACCTGGGCCACTGGTGCCTCTGCCCTGGTCTTTCCTTGGGCCCATGAGCAGGTTCCCCTCAGAGCTTCCCCACAATGGGGCTGGGATCCTAGGCTGGACACCTGGAGCCCAAGATGGGCCTCTTTGGGGGCTGGCTGGAGGCAAGGGGGCAGTCGGGGAGCCTctggcctggccccagcccctgcctcagaGAGTATGGGATGCAGAGGAGCATTCTGGACAAGTAGCAGtaggagaagcagcagcacagGGAGCCTCTGTGTGGACACGCTCTGCTCCTTATAGGCAGGGACTGTATTAGCCAGCACAAGGCCTGGCACTGAGTAGACCCGTGATGAAAACTTTGCAAGGGGAGCAGGGGCTGCTGAATGGGTGAGAAAGGACATAGGCTTCAGCCGACAGGACAGTGTGGCTGACCAAGGCTCCATCAGAGGGGTGGATACCCTGCCAGGAGAGAGAATACTCCAGAGGTGTCGACAGGCCAGCCCGGAGGCGGAGCACAGGAGCTGGGGtccagagcagggtggggggtgggcggggcagAGCACAGAAAGGCGCCCAAGGGCCCTCACTGTGGGGCAAGAGCATAAACAGGAGACAGCAGGAAGCCTTGCTCAGTGCATGATATAAAACGTttattaatatgcatttattgtttttcataaaaCTTGCGTTGGCTACACAGGGCCACTGTGCTTGGAGGTGGGCTGGGTGGCCAGGTGGACCAGTGCCCACTttcggggggcggggtgggggctggagcctAGAGGCCCCGGACAGTCGGCCTAGTCTCGAGGACCGACACACCGTGCCCTCCGGGAGGCTGCCCAGGGGCTGGCCCGGGAGTCAGAGAGCAGTGGCCTGCCCGAGCTGGCCAGAGCTCCTTCCTGCCCAGCTGCTGGCCGTGACCCGAGACTCCTCCACTAAAGTCAGCAAAGGATTCGTGGAGACCTCGTGTGCAGAAAGACGGAGCTGCAGGGCGGGTGAGCCAGAGCCCTCTCCCACGTAGCACCATTTCGTTCAGGTCAGCTCGCCAGCACTGCTCGGGAGGGCACaacggagagagggagagaccggTGCCCTGATGGGGGCGAAGCTGCTGCCCCAAGGGGCGGTGGGGGCGGCTGTGTCATCTTCAAGGAGGGCTGATTTAAAGGGGCAGGAGGTGGATGGGGCCGGGTGACCCCCACGTCTCCTTTCCTGACCagcctggggggaggaggagccccACCCTCCGGGGGCAACTTCTCAATCATGGGCCTCTGACCATAGAGAATTGCTGCGGGAGCCTGTCCGGGCCCCAGGGCCTGTTGGCAGGGGGCTGCTCAGTCCACCAGCCACCCCCAGAGCCTCCGGCCCACGGAGAAGGAGGCATGAGGGGcaggaagcagactctcctcctTGTGCCTGGGCACCGGGGCACTTGCCAAGCTCCTGTCCTGTGGCAAAGGGTCTCTGGGGGCCACGGCCCCTGCCCCCTCCGGGTCCTGGCCTCTCAGGAGGCGTTCCCGGAGGGGCACTGCATCTCCATGGTGACCGTGTTGGGCGTGccaccccccgcctcccccagctCGGCGCCGTCCCGCAGGGCCCGCTGGAAGACCACCTTGAGCGGCTCCCACAGCCGCTGAGACTTGTCCCTCCCGGCCAGGAAGTAGATGACCGGCTTGGCACTGCTGTTGATGCAGATGCATAGGTCGGTGACATACTCGGGGAAGGGGGCCGGGATCTGGAAGACCCAAAACAGGAACCAGTCGATCCCCAAGTAGATGGAGGACACGAGGAAAACCGAGACCATGGCCAGGATGACGTGGTTGAGCTTCGCGGAGCGCTGGCGCCGCCGGGCCCGGCACTCGACGCGCAGGATGAGCAGCAGGCAGGGCAGCACCATCAGTGGGCAGAAGACCAGGAAAAGCAGGATTCCCAGAAAGATGTCCACGTGCCTGCAGGCCGCGCCCGAGCCCTGCTGGCCCAGGAACACGCACAAGTAGTTGTGGATGCTGGTGACCAGGAACGACAGGGTCCAGAGCAGGGTGCACACCACGGCCGACAGGCGCTTGGGCCGCCGGCGCCAGTACCAGACCGGGAAGAGGACGGACAGGCAGCGCTCCGAGCTGATGGCCGGCAGGAGGCTCACACCGGTGACAAAGGTGCAGAGCCCCAGGACCCGGGACACGGCGCGGACGTAGTCGGCGAACGTGCCCAGGAAGCCCCCCGTGTTCAGGATGGAGAACACGGCCTTGCTGAAGAGGTAGCCGACGTCGGCGCCGGCCAGGTGCAGGAAGTAGACGGAGAAGGGGGTCCTCTTGATGGAGAAGCCGAAAAACCAGAGGACCAGCGCGTTGCCCACCAGGCCgcagaggcagaggagcaggaagATGTAGTTCATGACGGCCGGCGGTGGCAGCATGGCGATCTGCTCGATGGTCAGGAAGCCACGGCTGTAGAGCTCCGGGGCCTCACTCCCGCCGGGACACATCTGTGCAGGTGCAGAGGGGAGACACCTGTGATGTCGGCCGGGCCCCACTCCCCAGCCTGCACCTGCGTCCGGGTGCGCTGGTCCTGAGTCTGGGCTTGTAGGGCCCCTGGTCCAGACCAATGAACTGGCTGtaaccagagccaaagacacCCCTGCTCCCACGTAGTGCCACCACCCTGTGCCCCAGAGGCTGCTGCTAGCGGCCTAGAAGAGTGACAGTGAGAACCGTCAGTCTCCAGTAGAGGCACAGGACTGACCCCCAGTCAGAATAGACTCTGGTCAAAAAGTGTCCGTGTCAGGAAAGTTACAGAACAGCTGAGGGACCTTTCTAGATTGAAGGAGAATGGAGAGCCATGACCAAGAAATGTGATGCTGTGTCCTAGATTTTAGAAGGGCCCTGGTGGTTGTCGTAAAGTATGTTAGCGGGGTGACGGGGAAATGTGGGTAGGGTCTGTATGTGTGTATCCTGGTCCTGCCCCAACGATAGATGTTCTGAGCAGGAACATGCCCTGTGGCTCTGCACTGGAGGGTCCTTGTTCTTAGAGGGCTACTTGGGCCCCAAGGGGCTGGGTGGCTGCAACTAATTTTCCAGCAGTTCTGGAAGAGTCTACCATGAGGTGCGTAGAGGGGAAGCGCAGGTGGCAAAGGCTAATGCTTGGTGAGGGGCATATGGGTCAGCCCGGGGCTGTCCTGGCACGTTTTCTGTACATTTGCCATGTTCCACActaacacatgaaaatatttattcaaaaaaaaattaaataggtgcacctgggtggctcagtggttgagcatctgccttccactcaggtcatgatccctggagtcccgggatcaagtcctgcattgggttccctgcagggagcctgcttctccctctgcctgtgcctctgcctctctctctctgtctctctctctgtctctcatgaataaataaataaaatcttttaaagaaagtaaaacaagtaaaataattgACTAAAAAAAATGGACGTTGGCCCTGACTGGAGCAGGAACCTAGGTGTCCCATAGCGGGACCAGAGAGACCTGGGGATGAAGAGGTGGTCCCTGCAGGGCCAGGGTGACTCTGGGTTTCTGGATCAGGAGGGATCTGGATGCACCTCGGGGCCTCCCTGGGGAGGTGGAGACCCCAGGCTCTGGGGAAGCACTTTGATACTTGAGCTGAGTATCCTGCCTGCAGGGTGTGGGCTGGGGACAAATTCGTGAAGGTGGGCCCTGTGCAAAGGaccatggcggggggggggggggggggggggggggggggggggggggggcggcggcaggGGGTGCTGCAAAGTGGAGAGCACCCGTCCTGAGCACAGTGAGCAACTGCTCTGCTCCAGCCGGGGGtgctggggtgcaggggggcagcTTGGAACGGACCACAGGCTGAGCAAGCCCatcatccttccttccctccccagagaAGCCAGAACTCTAGATGGTACTATGAACTACCCTGATCTTTAAACGTTCACATTTAGAACAACATCGTGTGGGCCAAACATAACCCATCTACAAGCTGGATTCATTCTCGGGCTATCATTTTGACCTCCTGTTCCAAGCGACAGGGCTGCCCAAGCACTGTCACTCCCTCCCCTCAGCCCGGCTGGCGTCACTGGTCCCCCCAGCCCTCCTTCCCACAGAGCCTGAACCtgatgcccccaccccctccgaTACCCCCCGCCCCAGTCTAAGGCTAGGTATCATTCCCATCGCTCATGACtctccccaaaagaaaacaaatggaaaggttCTTGAGGCTGGAACAGTCTGTCACCTTCCAGAAGTCCCCCAGCTTTGCCAGATACCCCAtaacacaggtgtgtgtgtgtgtgtgtgtgtgtgtgcttctatCAGGGGAGTCTGCGAGCAGAGAGTGTTGTTGGGTGTTGGCCAAACTTCTGTGAGGTCAGGGCAAGCACGCTAAGGGGGTCCTGTTAGCCCATCTCCCTCTAGGCACATTTATTGGCTCGGcatctctgtctgtctatctgtctgtcaACCCCCCACTGGCTGAGGCTGCTCTTTACTCAGGCTTTCCTGTTGGTGGCTTTGACGACTCCGGCCACAGCCACGGAGCAGCGGCTCTGGGCTGGGGCACGAGACAAGCCCACGCTGAGGGATCGCTCAGAGCTTCTCGCAGGCTGGAAAAAGTCTGCAATCCCCTCCTGGGAGTCGGAGCGGGAGGGCCGGGTGAGTCACTGGGCGTGTAGCTGCCATCCCCGGCCACATACTGCCTTGTAAAATGCGGGCTCTGGAGCCTGGCCCCCCTCCCGGGGCTCTTGTCTTTCCTCTGGGGATTTCTGGAGACTTCTCCCCAGCCagtcccatctctgcctcttgtGGCTGCTGTTCCACAGTGGTCTCTGGGGAAGGAGGCCAAGGGCCACAGGCCCCGGGCAGGAGTCCAGGCTCTGTCCCCACCTCTGGGCTCATCCCAGTCAGATTCCTATGCTGgcatgggcctcagtttcctcagatgTGAATAAGGCTGCACTAGACAGACTCCAAGGGTCCTTCCAACTGGGAGAGTGTTTTGCCCAGGATTTCGAAGGGAATCCCAGAATTTTCAAGGACCTCAGGGAAGGAGGAGGCTGGGAAGGCCAGAAGGGGCAGCGTGGCCTGATGTGATGTCAGGGTCTTGGCCACAGCTGGTGCCCGGATATATGCCATGACTCCAGACCCTGGCCTTGAGCGGGCAGTGCTCCGGGGGGCACATGACATCAGGGCCACCTTGGTGCCAGCTTCTCAGGCCTCCTGGCAAGGCCTGGCCACGGGACGTAGCTGACCACCCCACCTCTGCAGGGGGGAGGCAGAACACAGGCCCTCGAGGTTGTAACAGCTCACAGGGTGGGCTCGGGAAGGGATCTGGTTGGGGGGGCCACATAGCCCTGAGGGTTGCCGCCCACCTCTTAGTCCTGAGACAGGGGATGGGCCCGGGTGGCAGAGTGCAGGGTGAGCAGATGCTGGGCTGAGCCTGCCCCTCCCGCCACACCCGGCCCCGCGGGGCTCCAAGCCCCCTCTGTTGCCTGGAGCACTTGCCTTGCCCCTGGCTCCAGGATGGGCCTCCCAGGAACAGTTCCCCACCATCTCCAGGCCTGGCCAGTCCAGAGTCCTCACGGCTCCGCTCACCGTGCGCCGCCCGCACACCTGCCCTGGCAAAGGTAGAAAGGGTCTTGTCAGGGCAACAGGGTTCTCCACCTGCCCCAAAGCCCCCACCACCTTCCAGACCCCTGTGCCCTCCGGCCTCCAAGGGCTCTCCCTTTGGAGGAAAAGCAGGCAAACCAGCACCCAGCTCCCTCAGAGCCTCCGAGGCTGTGTGGAAGGCACGGGGACTGTCCTGTGGAGTCCAGGTAACATCTGCCTGCACCACCCTTTCCTGTCTGGACTCCTATGCACCCCTTCATCACACCCTAGATGCTCACTGATGCTTCCTTGGGCAGAAACCCCACTCCTCACCCCTTCTTGCTTGATCTGTGAGACTTCTGAAGCCACATGGCTTCTGGGGACatgcatttatatacacacacatttgccGTGTGCCTCCTTTGTGCCAGCCCTTGGTGGGATGGGGTTCCTGGTAGCCAGGCCCAGCAACCTGGTCTGGCCCTGTGTTTGTAACTCCTGAAGGTGTCTGGTCCTTCCACAACAGGTGACTGCAAGAGAGGACAGCCTGGTCATCCTCAGTATCACTGTCACCACCATTGACCCCTCAGATAGTGACTCCCCGCCAGGAGTGGAATGCCATGCCAGCCAGCCCATGGCCATCATCCCACTTGGTCTTCATTACCAGCCATGATGGGGGTGGGTTCCAAGGCCCAGGAAGGTGCAGTCACCTGCCCAGAGCTCACGTGGTAACAGTTGTACCCACCGTAGTTTGGGAGATTTGTGTATCATTGAGCCCAGAGAGGCTgtggaggaggagcagctggAGGGAGCAGGCCGGGAGGGCACTGCCGTGGCCCCGGCTCCAGGCGGGAGGAAGGGCAGCTGTACGCAGCTAGGACTGCAGGTCAGAAGGCCTGGGAGTGGTGACAGCCCCCGGGAGGGGCATTCCTGCCTGATGGAGACTGCTCCACCCTGGCTAGGCAGAGGTCACTGGCCCACGTGCTCCAGGTCCCCTTTGGATTGAGTCTGGTCCCTCAGTCTGAGCCCTGTCCCAGCAGGCAAGCACCTAGTCCTCCCACTGTGCAGGTGGGGAAATTGAGGCTGAGCCACAGGGTGCTGGCATTGCCCTCCACCCAGAGGGAATGCTGGGCTGCTCAGCCAGCCTCGCCTGGAGTTCCTTCCCAGCCCACAGTGGCCCCgctcctccctccacaccccGGCTCAGGTGAGACCCAGGCAGGCATGCCTGTCATCAGCAGGGAAGGGTGGCCAATTGTACGCAGCTGGCACCCTCTTTAATGCTTGACCTTCTGGAGCCGAGGCAGGGAGTGTGCAGGGACCTGCACTTGCACCCGGACCTGCACCTGGACCCAGGCCCCCTACCCTCTGCAGCCTGGCTCCCCTCCCGGCCTTGGCCCCCCAGAGTGCTCTTTGCCCCTACTCTTGCACAGTGTGGCCATGAGCCTTGTGGGTGTGTGGCTTGTGGGTGTGGGTGAGCGCACATGTGTGCCCAGTGTGCGGGTCACAGCACCGCCTGTGGTGACAGTGTGGGCAGCACCAGTGGCCTAGGTGGCTGTCCACGGGGTGGGAGCCCTGGTGCCCCAGAGGAAGTGGGCGAGTCTGGTGCGCGTGTAGTGTGTGCAGACAGATAGCATAGGCTACCAAATGTGTGTCTAGAGCCCCACGCCTCCTCCAAACATAATCTTGACTCCAGCCAGGCCACGGTCCCCACTGCCTGGGACAGGCCTTATCTCACCTGCACACTGGGCCGCAAGCTACTGGCCTCCACCATCCCTCCTGGTCCCCGATGGATTCCACTGTACTTGGTGGCCCTTCTGGTTGCCTACCACCCCTAGGCCTGGGCCCTCAGGGATGTCCTGACTGCCGGCCTTGCCCTCTCACCTCAGCCAAGCTAgacactccccctcccccgccccgtaCAGAGCCGACTCCCGGGGCAGCCAGCTTAGGGTCAGCCTGTGATGACCAGCTGAGCCCAGGCATGAAGTAAGGGCTCCTACCTCACCCCGCCGATTGCTTCCATGTGTGGATGTCCCTAGTGTGTCCCCGAACTCTCCTGCCACCCTGCCATGGGTAGTCTGGAAGGCAATTGCCCTCATACAGGGATCTAGAAGCTAAGTGGACCCTAGATGGGCCACAAAAAGACACGTGTGTGATGCGTGTGACGTGTGTGAGCAGCGTGTGTGAGCATGGGGGAGTGTGTGTGCTCCCTGGGTTGGGATCTGCCCTATGACAGAAGTAGCTCCTactaaagcaaacagaaaaagcaGTCAGCTCTGCACACTCCTGACCCTCCCTGCAAAGCACAAGGCCTCAAAGGGTCGGGCCACCTATCCACCTTCTCTCCTTTCACCCCACCGTACCACTGCCCAGTGCCAGATCTGCCGGTGACCCTGATGGTGACAGACAGTGAACCTGACGGTGACGGCAGTGAGGCTGTCCTGCAGGAGGCCTAGGTGGGCACACTCAGGCTGCAATCCCCCAACCCGGCTTccgggcccctccctcccaggtGTCATGGCCCGCCCTCCACCCCAGGGATGCTGCGGTTCCCATTCCAGGGCCAGGGTCCCCAGCTCAGCTCACACCTCTGATGGAAGAGACTAATCTGGGGACTCAAGAGCCAACAGCGCACCAGGCGCCTGGGACAAGGTGGGATTGCAGCCGCTCCGCCTCCTGTAGACGCAGCCGGCCAGCAAGCTGCCTGCGCACAGTGGGAGCAGTCTCTCTGCACTTGGGATGCTGCCGGCTGGGTGTTCCCTTCCCGCCCTTCCAGAAAGCGGACTTGGATGGCTGGcgagggtgggggtagggacagagggcgagcccccacccctcccaccgggaggagagagcaggagtgggaggtggaggccagggtgggggacAGGCAATGCCAGGACGCCAGGGCCGGTCACTGAGGCTGGGGCTGTCAGAGCCTCAGAGCGTGCTGGAGCCTTCTCTGgggcctcaggcttcctgctgagagCCACGTGATTCCTGGGGGCTGAGCGCCCCGACAGAacccacctccttctccctccctgcagccTTCCCTGGGCCCGGCGTGCAGCTACCTGCGCTGTCCTGAGCGTCCCAGGTCTCCCCTTCACGGAGCGCGCACCCTCCTCTGGCCGGGGAGCCGCGGGGCGGCAGGGCAGCCCCGAGCCTCAGAAAATGGGAGCTTGGGGCGGAGGACAGCCTTTGCCTGCCTGTCCGCCTGCCTGCCCGCCTGCGGAGGAGATGGCTTGGGGAGCAGAACCCGCCCCAAACCCAATTccaggccaggagggagggggaaggagaggaggacaggaggaggggctgagccAGGGCTGGGATGAAGCTTCGGGAAGGAATGCCGGCTCGGCTCGGGAGCAACCCCTCTTCCCCCAGCCTCACTGGGAACTCAACTCCCCGCCTCGTGACGTCATGTTGGCCCGAGCACTGCTGCCAGAGTCCAGCTGTTAATTTCAGTTGCATCCTGCAGCTCAGCTCCGCAGGGCTGCCCCGGAGAAAGCTCAGGGCTGTGCACTTGCTTGgttccttccttctgctcccaCTGGGTCTTTCGGGGGCGTGCAGGCCAGGAGGGGCAGACCCCAACCCGGTTGTTTAAAGGTCTTCAGGAGCTGTTACAGAGAAGCCGGGAGGTAGCAAGGTGAGGGCTCCATGGAGAGGGAGGCGTAGGCACTTTAGAGACGTAGACTGGCAGCAGGACAGCAGTGCCACCCAGGGGTCAGCCCATTCCCCTTCCCACCTGGAATCTGCCTAGGCCCCCTGTCGGCTCATGGAACCAGGAACCCCCTTTCCCTAGCCCTAATAGCAATCAGATGGCGCAAGTGGAAAATCACAGCACTTtccttggggaggggggggtgcggTTGGCGGGCTGTGTGTGCCTGCTCCGCAGGAGGATGAGTCAGGCCTCCCCCCTACCCTGCGAGccttctcagggtcctgggagcagcAAGCCAAATTCTGAAAGGGGAGGCAGGAGCCCCAGGCTGGCTGTGAGGACGGAGGTGGTGAGGACTGGCTTCCCAGGATGCTACCTGGGAAGGCCCCCCCCTTCCCGGCGCCAACTTTCTCATGGCTCCGGGGAGCCCAAGGGAATTCCCCTCTGCGCCATCCCTGTGGGAGCAAACGGTGCccagactgggggtggggtgggcatctggaagagaacccagaaacagagCTTCCTTTGCACCTGCCCAGGGAAATACAGCCTCCTGCCCCTGGAGGAACCTGGTGTCCCTGTCCAAGTGCAAACCTCAGAGTCGAGGGGGCAGTCTGGGACTGTTCTCTGCATGGTCCAGCTGGCCTTCTGGGGCCTTTGTTTTTAAGGAGAGCATGAGGGGAGGGCTCCAGGATGCTGAAGCTCTTGGCCCCGCCCAGGGCTGAGAgaggggctgggccaggagcaGGCCGCGGTGGTGACCCTCccgcctctcccctcctctggggCAGGCCAGCTGGGGCCCAGCTGGATTGCTTGTTTACGTGGGGAGGCCAGGGCAGTGTgcgggggaggccggggaggccggggaggccgaaTCCAGGCAAGTTCCAAGCGTAATTGCATTTGGACACTTAAAAGGAATCGTGTGAAGTGGGCAACGGCTCCCAAGTCCGCGCCTTATTTGGTCTGgaaatttgtttctttcaaaactaATGAGAGGTGCTTGTACATGGGAATGCCATCCTCTGCCTGGTTTGCTGGGTCCCATTGCCACGCAGCATCCCCAGCCGGCGTCCCCGCTTGGAGCAGTACGTCGGGGCCGTGGGGGACAGGTCCGCAGGCCCGGCTCCTGCAGGGACAGAGGGCCCCGGCTGGGCTGGCCCGCGAAGCCACCACCTTGGGCTCCGGGCTCCGTGTGTGGGCCCTGCATCATTCACTCATTCGTGCCCATCTTTCCTCTGCGAGCTTTGGGCCTGGGTGCTGAGGTGACATGGCTACAATCCCCACTCCCTCACATCCTGTCATCGTGCTGGAGCCGCCacctccctgccaccctcccaGGGGAGAGGAATTACAATTCCTTTGTAATCATCCTGGCCTCCAGCCTCGCTATgccacaccccaccccacacgccctcccggggtggggggggggcaggcggggaccctcCTCTGCTGGGGTtcctggaggcaggaggcagattGTGACAGGACTAGCTCCTGACCCGGCCCTTCTGTGCTGCACCCTTGGCCTGCTGCTCCTGGATGGGGGGCCAGGTGTGGAACAGACCTCCTGTGGCCCCTCCTGTGGCCCCTCCTGTGGCCCCTCCAGCTCCACAGGTGTATTGCCCTGCAGGTGTTCCCTGACCATATGCTAAGTGCTGGGCACCAGCCCCAGGCTGATGAACAGGACAATCTCTCCCCTCAGGGAGCAGAAGTCAAGCAGGTGCAGATCTGGATCAGATGACCCAAACATGCATAAAACCTCACCTGGACAGGAGATCAGGTAGACCAGGAGCCCATGGGAAGGCTGGGCAGGAGTGACTCtggtgggaaggggaagggaggcaaCCCCAGCAGAGGAAATGGGAcgagcaaaggccctggggcagggagaggagttGGGGTGGATGAGACCCCGGCCACCAGGCAGTTCCAAATGGCCCCTGTGGGCTCAGGTCCTCGCCCTCCTTGTACTGTCTTCATGTTTCTACGGCCATTTGTGCTGTGTGCTCAGAAGACAGGTACAGGGCTGACAGTGACAACTACAGCTACCCCCCCCCACCATGTCCTGTGAGCCAGGGCCTGCCTCAGTTCCAtcattcagtcctcacaacaTCCCTTGTTCTATGGATTCATCCCACACATCCGTACTGGGCACTGACCAGGCACTGTTCTCGGCTCTGGGAACCCACTGATGAACGAGACAGATAGTGATCCCTGTCTGCAATGGGCCCAGGTCCTGGCATCAGAGGCCCAAGGAGCCACTCCATGTTTCCCTAGGACACCCACGCCCTCACCGCAGGACCTGAGCCGGGGGCAGGGTCTGAGTCACCTCTGCCTCCCCAGCACTGGGCATGGAG
It encodes the following:
- the MRGPRF gene encoding mas-related G-protein coupled receptor member F; its protein translation is MVGNCSWEAHPGARGKMCPGGSEAPELYSRGFLTIEQIAMLPPPAVMNYIFLLLCLCGLVGNALVLWFFGFSIKRTPFSVYFLHLAGADVGYLFSKAVFSILNTGGFLGTFADYVRAVSRVLGLCTFVTGVSLLPAISSERCLSVLFPVWYWRRRPKRLSAVVCTLLWTLSFLVTSIHNYLCVFLGQQGSGAACRHVDIFLGILLFLVFCPLMVLPCLLLILRVECRARRRQRSAKLNHVILAMVSVFLVSSIYLGIDWFLFWVFQIPAPFPEYVTDLCICINSSAKPVIYFLAGRDKSQRLWEPLKVVFQRALRDGAELGEAGGGTPNTVTMEMQCPSGNAS